The genomic stretch TCTCTCATTATTCTTTTATTCGTTTATGCTCACATTGATGGATGAAGAGGGGCAAACCGAAACACAAGCGCCACATCCACTACATTCATCAAGGTTTATCTGAGGTTGTGCTACCTTGCCGATTTCCAATTTGAATTGGATAGCCATGGGTTCACACATCTCGCCACAACTGCGACATTCCACGTTGTGGTACGACAAACAGGACTCATTGATTATTGCCCTAGCTTGCCAAGGCTGCGCATCTTTCGCTAAAAAAAGTGACTCGGGACAGATTTCTGCGCAACGGTAACAAAACGTACATTCATCAATAGAGAAATCGACGGTAGGAAAGCCTCCGTCGCCTTTAACAATGATTTGAGTTTCACATTGCTCAACGCATTTACCGCATCGAGTGCATTGATCGGTAAACTGCATGCGATCAGCCAACCAGGGAAGACGAATTAAGCCGTCATCGACTTTTTTTCTGGAAAATAAACGTCTTCTTGAAAGGTCTACCACTGTACTATCCTGAGTTTAAGAAACATGACTTAATGTTAGTTCACATTTCTCATTAATAAACTGTCATTTAAGCGCACATAAATTGTAGTTTTTGACATATTTGTATAAATACCCCTTAGGGGGTAATTAAGCGGCAATGTTGTTTTAGATCAATAAATTCCGGCGAGAGTGATCACATATTGATATTGTTAACAGAAAAACGTGAAACGGAGAGGCTTCGCTGCCGTTTTGTTAGTGAAGAGGTTATAAATTGCTAAAAACGGTGAAAAAGTCGGTAACACGCACGATTGCGAAGGCAATGGGCTTGATCTTGCTGCTATCTATTGCAACAACCAGTTTTGCAATTATCAACCTAGCTTCTAGCTTGAATGATGCAGAGGCGGTTAACGTGGCAGGCTCTATGCGCATGCAAAGTTACCGTTTAGCCCATGATATTCAAATCAATGCACAGGATTATTCCTCTCACATCTATTTGTTTGAGCGTTCGATATATTCGCCGTCCATGAAAGCACTGCAAAATTGGACGGTGCCTGATGATATCACCCACGACTACTATCGTTTGATCATGCGCTGGCACGAATTAAAAGAAGTGCTGCAAAGTAAAGATAGAGAGCGCTATTTGGTTTTGGTCGCTGGCTTTGTTTCACAAATTGACGCTTTTGTTTTTAAGCTGCAACATTTTTCTGAACAGAAACTGATCAAGCTCGCTTGGGTTGGTGGTTTAGGCTTGGGCGGGATTTTATTGGTGAGCATTTTCGTTGTTCACTTTGTGCGTCGTGAAGTGGTTACGCCACTCAAGGCGATGGTCACGGCCAGTGAGCAAATTCAATCGCGCTCGTTTGATGTTTCTCTCAATGTCACCAGTGATAATGAAATGGGTATTCTCACCAGAACCTTCAACAATATGGCGGCTGACCTGGGTAAACTCTACCGAGGGCTGGAACAAGCGGTGAATGAGAAGACGCACAAGCTGCAACACGCCAATCAGTCTCTTCAGGTGCTGTACCATTCTTCTCAAGAGCTGACGGCATCACGCATCAGCCAAGAGAACTTCCAAGCGATTTTGAGACACATTGTGAGTATCGAAGGCATTGTGTCCGCCAAATTAGAGATTGAAGAGATCGGCGAGCGTAACTTGGTGCTCACTGAAGGCCCTAAATGCGTCGGGCGTTGTAATCAAAAAGCGTTAACGCTCGATGGGCAACACTTAGGGTATTTGCATTGGTGCAGCGGTTTGCCATGCCCTGATCAAGCGTTGATCGACAATTTCGTGCAAATCCTATCGCGCGCGGTTTACTACAATCAGGCGCAAAGACAAGCAGAACAGCTGCTTTTGATGGAAGAACGAGCAACGATTGCGCGTGAGTTACATGATTCGTTGGCACAATCTCTTTCTTACCTCAAGATTCAGGTATCATTGCTAAAACGCAGCGTCGCGAAGTTGAACGATGAGCCTCAGTTAGCGCGCACCAATCAAGTGATTGCGGAATTAGATACTGGGCTGTCGTCGGCATACACCCAATTACGTGAACTGCTGACGACTTTCCGACTCACGATTAAAGAAGGCACCTTTGGTCAAGCGCTACAAGAAATGGTGGTGCAACTGGGGGATCAAACGGAAGCGGAGATTCATTTAACCAATGATCTTTCGTCGGTGGAACTGGACGCTCACCAACAAGTGCATTTGTTGCAATTGATTCGTGAAGCCACCATCAACGCCATTAAACACGCCAAAGCCGCCAACATTCGGATCGAATGTTGTGAAGAAGGGGAGTGGGTCACGGTATCCGTGAGTGATGATGGGGTAGGGTTTGATCAGTGTAACCAGAAATTGAATCACTACGGCATGTCCATCATGCAAGAGCGAGCGGCGCGTTTGAACGGATCGTTATCGGTCTCCGCATCGCCACAGAATGGTTGTGCTGTAGTGTTAAAATATCAACGTATTAAGGAAACACGAATTTGACGGTGTGTAGAGTAATGTTGGTGGACGATCATCCCTTGATGCGTCGTGGTATTAACCAACTATTGAGCTTCGAAGAGCAATTTGAAGTAGTCGCAGAAGCCAGCAATGGCACAGAGGCCGTTGCCAAAGCGCATGAAAACGAACTAGACCTCATCTTGTTGGATCTCAACATGAAAGGCATGTCTGGTTTGGATACCTTAAAAGCATTGCGAGCGGATGGCTGTGAAGCAAGTATCGTTATCTTAACCGTTTCAGATAGCCCCGCTGACATCGAAGCCATCGTAAAAGCCGGTGCGGATGGTTACCTTTTGAAAGATACCGAGCCCGATGAGCTGGTGGAGTTGCTTGAGAAAGCGCATTTGGGCGACAAAGCCTACAGCAGCGTTGTCGCGAAATATCTGCTTCAACGTGAAGAAAATACAGATGTCTTTGATGAGCTGACCGATCGTGAGCGTCAGATCTTACAAGAAGTGGCGCGTGGTTTTCGTAACAAGCAGATCGCAGACCGACTGTTTATCTCTGAATCGACGGTCAAAGTGCACATGAAGAGCTTGTTGAAAAAACTCAAAGTGCCTTCGCGCACTGCGGCGACAGTGCTGTTTCTTGAACGCTATGGTGAACTAAAGTAACGCAACATGCTTGGTCGATGTTGACGTTTATTGGGCTTCATCTTGCTCATCAGGTTAACTAAGACTTAAGTCCAAGAGATCTCTTTGCCTCATACCGCTACTATGATACCAAGCAGTAACAATAGCGGTAGATGAGAGGGATCACATGGAAGCGGGTTTATACATGCTTGAAAAAGCCATACTGTTGCTAGGCATACTTTTTGTGCTAACAGGCGTTATTCAGTATGGAAAACGCAGCCAAGATTGGCGAGGAATTGCAACGATGTTCTACAAACGCATTCCGATGTCGATCAGTGAGTTTAAATGGTATCGCCTTGGCATTGGTTTGTGTCTGTTTGCGGTGGTCATGCGTTTTGGCCTAATGATCATTTTCCCTGTCTACACTCTTTAATACATTCTCAATCAAAAGCGCCTAATTCGTTGGGCGCTTTCTCTTTTTGTATGGAAAACGAACAAAAGTTAAACGCTTTTCCTTAACTAATTCTTATTTAAAAGATTTTTGTTACCGAGGCCATAGAAAATCGTTCCCACCCTAGAAGTTATTTCGTATTCTCGTTAAATAACGTTCATACTTATAGCGAACAACAATAATAAATACGTCAGTTTCCGTACGTCATTTAGTATCTATCTGTTAAACTTGTTGCAGTGGAATACCTGTCAAAAGGGTGGTTGAATGTCTTTTCCTGTACTCATCTGTGATGACTCAGCGCTTGCTCGAAAGCAAATGGCTCGCTCACTACCTGCTTCTTTGAATGCGGATATTACATTCGCAGTGCATGGTCTTAACGCGTTAGAAGAACTGAGCCAAAAACAATTTAAATTAATGTTCCTTGATCTCACCATGCCGGAGTTGGACGGTTTTGGAACATTAGAAGAAATGCGAAAACGTGGCGACAATACGCCCGTTATCGTTGTCTCCGGCGATATTCAACCCAAAGCGAAAGAACGCGTTTTCGCGCTGGGAGCCAAGGCATTTATTCAAAAGCCGATTGGCCAAGATGAACTGAAAGCCACACTCAGAGAATTAGTTGAGCCAGCTTCGGTTCCTCAAGTTGTGACGCCTAGAACCATCGAATTGCCAATTTTGCGCCGCCGTGACATCTACATGGAAGTGGCGAACGTTTCCATTGGTCGCGCTGCAGATGCGTTGGCAAGGCATTTTGATGTGTTTGTAAACTTGCCGCTACCGAACGTGAATATCTTTGAGCTCAGCGAGCTGCACATGGCACTGCGCGATTTGGCGGAAAGTGACAACGTTTCCGGCGTATGCCAAGGTTTCAGTGGCGAAGGGATTGCGGGAGAGGCACTCGTCTTGCTCAGCGATTCCAGTGTTGCCGACCTGAAAAAACTGATGAAAGTACCGGCAGACAGCGAAGAACTGGAAGAGCTCGAGCTTCTTATGGACGTTTCCAATATCTTAGTTGGGTCTTTCCTCAATGGCTTAGGGCAGCAAGCGGAAGTGCGTTTTTTCCAAAGCTCTCCTGTCTTGCTAGGTCAGCACATTTCAATTGATTCTGTGATTGAAAATACTACCGGTTCGTTTACCAAAACCATGACGTTTGAAGTGAGTTATACCATTGAAAATACGTCGATTCGTTGTGACTTACTGTTTATGTTTGTTGATGAGTCACTGCCGTTGTTAGACAACAAACTCGCCTATCTGATGGAGGACTTCTAATGCTTAATCTTCCTGCAGAATTTGAACAGTTCCACTGGATGGTGGACATGGTACAAAACGTCGACATGGGGTTAATCGTGTTGGATACCGATTACAATGTGCAAGTGTGGAATGGATTTATGACGCACCACAGTGGCAAACAAGCGCACGACGCCATTGGCAAATCGATCTTTGAACTCTTTCCAGAGATCCCCCAAGAGTGGTTCAAATTAAAAACCAAGCCAGTGTACAACTTGGGTTGTCGTAGCTTTATCACCTGGCGTCAGCGCCCGTATCTGTTTCGCTGCCGCAACGTTCGCCCAGTGACACAGCAAGCGGAGTTCATGTATCAAAACGTGACTCTTAACCCGATGCGCACACCAACAGGGCAAGTGAAATCACTGTTTCTCTCCATACAAGATGCCACCGCAGAAGCGATCATGGCGCAGCAACATCAATAGCATTTTGTCGCGTAATTTGTGCAAACTCTCTTTTAAGCCAAGGTTTTCCTTGGCTTTTTCGTCTACAGTCATCGTAGAGCTTTCAGTAACGCGCAAAATAAGGTGACTGCCATGGATTTACGCAACGCACTGTATACCGCAAAGCAAGTAAGAGAAGGGGAAGTGGGCGCTGCCGCCAACGCGGGCGTGACACTCTATGAGCTGATGGAAAGGGCAGGGCGCGCCACATTTGCTGTGATTCTTAACTATTATCCAGCGGTATCACGCTTATGTGTGGTGTGTGGCAAGGGAAATAATGGCGGTGATGGCTATGTGGTTGCTCGGTTAGCTCTGCAGCAAGGTTTGCATGTGGTGCTGATTCAAAGTGGTGATGCAGAGAGTTTAAGCGGAGATGCCAAACAAGCACAGCAAGCGTGGCGAGATGCTGGAGGAGAGATATCTGACACCACCAGCCTCAACGGGGCACTTTCAGACTGCGATTTGGTGGTGGATGCTCTGCTGGGTACAGGCCTAGCAGGCGCTGTTCGTGAAGAGATGGCCAAGGTCATAGACATGGTCAACCTCGCGGGAAAACCGATTGTGTCAGTGGATATTCCGTCCGGGCTTTGTGCTGATACTGGCCAAGCGCTTCCTGACGCGATTCATGCCGATCACACCGTCACCTTCATTGGCACCAAACAAGGGCTCGTCACGGGAAAAGCGAGAGCCTTTTGCGGATTGATACATTTTGCTGATCTTGGCGTTGGTGCTGAATTTTCCAAATTAGTCCCGAGTTTCAAGATGACGATTGAGCGTGATGAGATTGCTCAATGGCGACTTACCAGAGACCGCTGCGCTCATAAAGGTGATCATGGACGTGTTGTGTTGCTCGGGGGCAACCGCGGCATGTCTGGGGCAATCTCATTAGCGGCAACGGCTTGCGCGCGCAGTGGCGCAGGTTTGATGGCCGCGCTGACGCATCCAGAATCCGCATTGCCGCTGCAAATCCATTGCCCTGAAGTGATGACGCTGGGCTATAACGAAGACAAGAAAGAGCTCGAAAAGAAACTCGATTGGGCCGATGTACTCGTGGTGGGGCCGGGTTTAGGGACCGATGAATGGGCAAAAAAACGTTGGAACGACATTGCCAATTACCAAGGGCCAATGGTGTTAGATGCCGATGGTTTGAACTGGCTTGCGCGCTACCCAAACCACAATGATCAGCGCATTATTACCCCGCATCCGGGAGAAGCCGCAAGGTTGCTTGGCTGTAGCGTCAATGAAGTCGAAGCCGATCGATTTGCCGCGATTTTAGTGCTGCAAAGCCAATACGGAGGCGTGGTAGTCCTTAAGGGGGCAGGAACCCTGATTTGCGATGGTACACAGACTTTCGTGTGTAATGCTGGCAACCCTGGAATGGCTACTGGGGGAATGGGCGATGTGCTTTCCGGTGTGATCGGTGCGTTATTAGCCCAGAAGCTGCCATTATTGAGAGCCGCATCGCTAGGCGTGCTTTTACACAGTTGTGCCGCGGATATTTGCGCGGAGCAAGATGGGGAGATAGGTTTACTGGCTTCCGACTTGTTCGACAAAATCCGTCAGTTGCTGAACGCTGATTGAACCTATCCCGCTGCAACGTATCCTGCTACATTGTGACGGCTTATGTTTCAACGAGTTTACCCCATTTGTCTCTGCGTTAAGGTGAGGCAGAGACAAATGAGGATACGCTCAAACCATCCACGATGGTGGTTTGAGCACATTGAACAGGCAGAAAGTTCTGCCGCTTGGAACGAAAACGGCTTAGAACGAGAACTTCACGCCAGCACTCACTGAGGTGGCGTGCTCATCATTCGGCAGCATCTGATAAGTGACAGCGGCATCTAGCGTTAAGCGTTGATCAAACGGAGAGGCTAAGCTCACCCCTGCACTTGCATAAGGTTTAAAGCTGTCATCCGTGGTGGTTTTTTCCGCAGACGTCACCGTGTCCCACTTCGTCAACTCCGATTCAATGTAACTTGCCCCAGCTTTTCCGTAGATACTGAGCGCGCCAAGGTGTTGATCGACCCTCAAGCCCACACCATACGCGTTATAGGTTTGTACAAAATCTTTCGAGTTGGCCGCCACACTGCTGTTTACCGTTTCTACCTTTTTATAACTCACGTCAGCGGAAAGAAAATCGGTAATGCGGTGGTTGTAGCCGACTTGGAAAAAGTAAGCGAGTTCTTCTTCGTTGCCATTGCTTACCATTGTTGCTCCCACGTTGGTGTACATGGAGCCCATTTCCCCTTTTGCGTATGCCGCAGCAGGAAGCGTAGTCACGAATGCAAGAGTGATTAAAGAGAGTTTTTTCATTATCGACACTGCCTTTGTTGTTCATTTGCCGAGCGGCAAACGTGTTCCTTGTTTATTCCTTAATACCTTACTAAGCAAAAAACAGTCCGCTTTTCATACTAAAAGTTTAGGAGGGTTAACAAAAAAGTGAGAAGGTTGATCGGCAGTGACCACCTTGTTTAGGTCACATCTTGAGAAAAAAACGGACATGGGTGAGCAAATAGCCAAAGCATTGCGCAAGCGTTTGCGAACGATTTCTTTACTAACGGCATGAATTAAAAGATAAAAAAGAAACTAAGGGGAAAATCGAGGGGAGTGGGTATGGAATCTCTGCGATGGTAGCACAAAAAAATTTAAAAAATCAGACTTGTCGAAAAAAAATCGCGACCTATAATGCTGAAAACCGGAGCGTCTGCCAACGCTCCGGTTTTTTTGTGTCCGAAGAACAGTAACCTCGTCTGCCAACTTGGTTACTACGCACTCTGCGATGACACATACAAGTTATGAATCAAGGAATTACACAATGCGTATCGAACAAGAACTTAAGTTAGGTTTTAAAGATGTCCTGTTTCGCCCGAAACGTTCTACCCTGAAAAGCCGTTCTCAAGTAAATTTAACCCGCGAGTTTACATTCAAACATAGTGGTCGTCAATGGTCTGGCGTGCCTGTCATTGCCGCCAATATGGACTCTGTGGGCAGCTTCGACATGGCGAAAGCTCTTTCTCAGCATGGTGTAATGACCGCCATCCACAAACACTATACCGTTCAAGATTGGGCCGATTTCGTCAAAGATGCTGACAGCGAAACCTTGAACAAAGTAATGGTTTCAACCGGCACGTCGGAAGCTGACTTCCAGAAAACCAAAGATGTCATGGCGCTTTCCGATGAGCTGATTTTCATCTGTATCGATATCGCCAACGGCTATTCAGAGCACCTAGTGCAATACGTTCAGCAAGTTCGCGCCGCGTTCCCAGACAAAGTGATCTCAGCAGGTAACGTCGTCACTGGCGATATGGTAGAAGAGCTGATCCTTGCTGGCGCAGACATCGTTAAAGTGGGCATTGGCCCTGGCTCTGTGTGTACTACTCGCGTGAAAACAGGCGTTGGTTACCCTCAGCTTTCTGCCATCATCGAGTGTGCCGATGCCGCGCACGGTCTTGGTGGCCGTATTATCGGTGACGGTGGCTGTGCGTGTGCAGGCGATGTAGCGAAAGCCTTCGGCGGTGGTGCAGATTTCGTGATGCTAGGCGGCATGCTCGCTGGCCATGAAGAATCAGGCGGTGAAATCGTTCTAAAAGACGGCGAGAGCTACATGAAGTTCTACGGCATGTCTTCAAAGAGCGCGATGGACAAGCACTCTGGCGGCGTTGCAGGCTACCGCGCAGCGGAAGGAAAAACCGTACTATTGCCTTACCGTGGCAGTGTTCACGGCACGATTCAAGACATCCTTGGCGGTGTGCGCTCAACCTGTACCTACGTAGGCGCAGCGGAGCTTCGCGAGCTTACCAAACGCACCACATTCATCCGCGTTCTCGAGCAAGAGAACAATGTATTTGGTAAAGAGTAAATAGCTATTGGCTAGCAACTATGTAAAAACAACTAAACGTTGAATTTACGAAGCCATACGTTGAAATAAAAACAACCATACCTTGAAATAGCTTATTTAGTGTACAACACTTAGGTAAGTTTACTACAGGTATGGTTGTTTATTATGAAAAAACGGATTCTCAGAAACTCGTCAGTTAAAAACTTTTACTAAGGCACATTTCGTGTGTATGCAAACAAAGAATCAGTGTTATTGACAATTCAACTGTCGTAGCCAGTTACGCTGTATGGTGTTGAGCTCGATTTGTACTACGCGGAAAGTTTGGTAAGTGCTTGTATCTTTTCTAGCAATCTAGATCTTAATTGCTGGTAGGTGAGAGGCTTGCGTCCACGTTTAGGCTTTCGCTCTGACTCTGCGGCTAAAATTGCTTCTTTATTGCGTTCTAATTCACGCAATTGTTCCTCTAGTTTTTTCCGTTTTCTTAGTGCTTTTTGGCGCTCACTCAATGGTTTTCGGCCCACTTTTTTGAGTTTGCTATGTTGTTGGTTTCGCCAAACTTGTTCTGGTGTCAGTGGTAGTATTTGTAGAGCACGATAAGTTACGGCTAGCTCTTGATAATCATCGATCAAGGATTGCTCCGCCCTAACAAGATCAACCGGCGTTGGTAGCTTAGGGCGACCTGCGGTTTTGGCGCTGTGTATCGGGTAAATCAAACCAATGCGTTTTTCAATGATGTGGCCTAGCCCCTTTCTGATCAATGTTCGCCAAGTTTTAACAGCACACTTCTCTTCATACTCAGCACACTGTGCTTTGAGCCAAAGAGCAAAACCATAGAGCGTAACAGTTTGTTCGTTAGCTGGCTGATAACTTAAATATGAAATCGCCTTATTGATTGTTTCATTGTTAGCATGTCGCCAGTACTTTTTACTGGGTAGGATAGGTTGATTACGCTGACAGAGTATTAACTGATAAGTCGTCTGCAACTGGACTAAGTCCTGCTGGAGTTTCTCCGACTGGAGAAAAAATTGAGTTTCTGGGTCTTTGTGCCTCTGAATGGCGAGCAGCCGATTGTCGATTTCTGACCATAAGCGATATTCTTCCGCGGTAGCAAGAACAAGTTGGGCGACATCGCTGAGTTCCGCAGGATTTAAATCTGGGTAGTGCTGTTTCAGCTCTAAGTTGAATTGCTGACGCACGTTAAGTAGATCTTGATAGCGTTTAGCTACACGACGTTGCTGTTTTATTAATGGAGCGCTTTTGGGCCTTCCTCGTTTATTGTCAGGCGCAGACGTTACCGATACCGCATCCGTCATAGTGGGATCACTGCAGTGGCGCGAAAGCCACCGTCGTCAGGTGTTTCGATTTCTATGTAAATTCGCTGCCCAAGGGCTAATTCCATGTTGGCCAAGTTGATGCTGGAAAGATCAATCAACACATCAATGGGAACGACATCGGGCACCGCAAAGC from Vibrio vulnificus NBRC 15645 = ATCC 27562 encodes the following:
- the napF gene encoding ferredoxin-type protein NapF, translated to MVDLSRRRLFSRKKVDDGLIRLPWLADRMQFTDQCTRCGKCVEQCETQIIVKGDGGFPTVDFSIDECTFCYRCAEICPESLFLAKDAQPWQARAIINESCLSYHNVECRSCGEMCEPMAIQFKLEIGKVAQPQINLDECSGCGACVSVCPSSSINVSINE
- the narQ gene encoding nitrate/nitrite two-component system sensor histidine kinase NarQ — encoded protein: MLKTVKKSVTRTIAKAMGLILLLSIATTSFAIINLASSLNDAEAVNVAGSMRMQSYRLAHDIQINAQDYSSHIYLFERSIYSPSMKALQNWTVPDDITHDYYRLIMRWHELKEVLQSKDRERYLVLVAGFVSQIDAFVFKLQHFSEQKLIKLAWVGGLGLGGILLVSIFVVHFVRREVVTPLKAMVTASEQIQSRSFDVSLNVTSDNEMGILTRTFNNMAADLGKLYRGLEQAVNEKTHKLQHANQSLQVLYHSSQELTASRISQENFQAILRHIVSIEGIVSAKLEIEEIGERNLVLTEGPKCVGRCNQKALTLDGQHLGYLHWCSGLPCPDQALIDNFVQILSRAVYYNQAQRQAEQLLLMEERATIARELHDSLAQSLSYLKIQVSLLKRSVAKLNDEPQLARTNQVIAELDTGLSSAYTQLRELLTTFRLTIKEGTFGQALQEMVVQLGDQTEAEIHLTNDLSSVELDAHQQVHLLQLIREATINAIKHAKAANIRIECCEEGEWVTVSVSDDGVGFDQCNQKLNHYGMSIMQERAARLNGSLSVSASPQNGCAVVLKYQRIKETRI
- a CDS encoding response regulator gives rise to the protein MTVCRVMLVDDHPLMRRGINQLLSFEEQFEVVAEASNGTEAVAKAHENELDLILLDLNMKGMSGLDTLKALRADGCEASIVILTVSDSPADIEAIVKAGADGYLLKDTEPDELVELLEKAHLGDKAYSSVVAKYLLQREENTDVFDELTDRERQILQEVARGFRNKQIADRLFISESTVKVHMKSLLKKLKVPSRTAATVLFLERYGELK
- a CDS encoding response regulator, encoding MSFPVLICDDSALARKQMARSLPASLNADITFAVHGLNALEELSQKQFKLMFLDLTMPELDGFGTLEEMRKRGDNTPVIVVSGDIQPKAKERVFALGAKAFIQKPIGQDELKATLRELVEPASVPQVVTPRTIELPILRRRDIYMEVANVSIGRAADALARHFDVFVNLPLPNVNIFELSELHMALRDLAESDNVSGVCQGFSGEGIAGEALVLLSDSSVADLKKLMKVPADSEELEELELLMDVSNILVGSFLNGLGQQAEVRFFQSSPVLLGQHISIDSVIENTTGSFTKTMTFEVSYTIENTSIRCDLLFMFVDESLPLLDNKLAYLMEDF
- a CDS encoding PAS domain-containing protein; translated protein: MLNLPAEFEQFHWMVDMVQNVDMGLIVLDTDYNVQVWNGFMTHHSGKQAHDAIGKSIFELFPEIPQEWFKLKTKPVYNLGCRSFITWRQRPYLFRCRNVRPVTQQAEFMYQNVTLNPMRTPTGQVKSLFLSIQDATAEAIMAQQHQ
- a CDS encoding bifunctional ADP-dependent NAD(P)H-hydrate dehydratase/NAD(P)H-hydrate epimerase, which gives rise to MTAMDLRNALYTAKQVREGEVGAAANAGVTLYELMERAGRATFAVILNYYPAVSRLCVVCGKGNNGGDGYVVARLALQQGLHVVLIQSGDAESLSGDAKQAQQAWRDAGGEISDTTSLNGALSDCDLVVDALLGTGLAGAVREEMAKVIDMVNLAGKPIVSVDIPSGLCADTGQALPDAIHADHTVTFIGTKQGLVTGKARAFCGLIHFADLGVGAEFSKLVPSFKMTIERDEIAQWRLTRDRCAHKGDHGRVVLLGGNRGMSGAISLAATACARSGAGLMAALTHPESALPLQIHCPEVMTLGYNEDKKELEKKLDWADVLVVGPGLGTDEWAKKRWNDIANYQGPMVLDADGLNWLARYPNHNDQRIITPHPGEAARLLGCSVNEVEADRFAAILVLQSQYGGVVVLKGAGTLICDGTQTFVCNAGNPGMATGGMGDVLSGVIGALLAQKLPLLRAASLGVLLHSCAADICAEQDGEIGLLASDLFDKIRQLLNAD
- a CDS encoding outer membrane beta-barrel protein → MKKLSLITLAFVTTLPAAAYAKGEMGSMYTNVGATMVSNGNEEELAYFFQVGYNHRITDFLSADVSYKKVETVNSSVAANSKDFVQTYNAYGVGLRVDQHLGALSIYGKAGASYIESELTKWDTVTSAEKTTTDDSFKPYASAGVSLASPFDQRLTLDAAVTYQMLPNDEHATSVSAGVKFSF
- a CDS encoding GMP reductase; amino-acid sequence: MRIEQELKLGFKDVLFRPKRSTLKSRSQVNLTREFTFKHSGRQWSGVPVIAANMDSVGSFDMAKALSQHGVMTAIHKHYTVQDWADFVKDADSETLNKVMVSTGTSEADFQKTKDVMALSDELIFICIDIANGYSEHLVQYVQQVRAAFPDKVISAGNVVTGDMVEELILAGADIVKVGIGPGSVCTTRVKTGVGYPQLSAIIECADAAHGLGGRIIGDGGCACAGDVAKAFGGGADFVMLGGMLAGHEESGGEIVLKDGESYMKFYGMSSKSAMDKHSGGVAGYRAAEGKTVLLPYRGSVHGTIQDILGGVRSTCTYVGAAELRELTKRTTFIRVLEQENNVFGKE
- a CDS encoding cold shock domain-containing protein, with the protein product MLGLKAKVTWFNSEKKFGFAVPDVVPIDVLIDLSSINLANMELALGQRIYIEIETPDDGGFRATAVIPL